One window of Pelobates fuscus isolate aPelFus1 chromosome 9, aPelFus1.pri, whole genome shotgun sequence genomic DNA carries:
- the LOC134573168 gene encoding ficolin-1-like: MSPSTFIVFWLLIKLSYAEDSCPEIKVVGIGDSDKLTILRGCPGIPGSHGLKGDVGPPGETGEPGVKGTQGIKGEKGQFGTMETMYAARNCKELLDQGFFLSDWYTIYPDGESPLKVLCDMHTDGGGWIVFQRRWDGSVDFFRDWKSYKNGFGSRLNEFWLGNDNIHLLTSAGKWELRVDLQDFENTKHFAKYDSFQVLGESEKYKLLLGAFKEGNAGDSLTLHHNMKFTTKDQDNDIYSLNCADSYKGGWWYVQCHHSNLNGLYLPGQHSTGAVGINWYHGRGHNYSYKFSEMKIRPVE, encoded by the exons ATGTCGCCCTCTACATTCATCGTGTTTTGGCTCCTGATCAAGCTAAGCTATGCTGAAGATTCCTGTCCAG aAATTAAAGTTGTTGGAATTGGAGACTCAGACAAGCTGACTATACTCAGAGGTTGTCCAGGTATCCCAGGATCTCATGGTCTGAAAGGAGATGTTGGACCACCAGGAGAGACAG GTGAACCTGGGGTTAAAGGCACACAAGGGATAAAAG GAGAGAAGGGACAATTTGGGACAATGGAGACAATGTATG ctGCCAGGAACTGTAAGGAGCTGTTGGATCAGGGGTTCTTTCTCAGTGACTGGTACACGATCTACCCAGATGGCGAAAGTCCTTTGAAAGTGTTgtgtgacatgcacactgacggaGGTGGTTGGATA GTTTTCCAGAGACGATGGGATGGATCAGTGGATTTTTTCCGTGACTGGAAATCCTACAAGAATGGGTTTGGAAGCCGCCTGAATGAGTTCTGGTTGGGGAACGATAATATTCACCTGTTAACCTCAGCAG GCAAATGGGAGCTGCGTGTTGATTTGCAAGATTTTGAAAACACAAAGCACTTTGCTAAATACGATTCCTTTCAAGTATTGGGGGAATCAGAGAAGTACAAGTTGTTACTTGGAGCATTCAAAGAGGGAAATGCAG GAGATTCTCTTACGCTTCACCACAATATGAAGTTCACCACCAAAGACCAAGACAATGATATTTATTCATTAAATTGTGCTGACTCATACAAGGGAGGCTGGTGGTATGTACAATGTCACCATTCAAATCTGAATGGTCTGTATTTACCAGGACAGCACAGTACCGGAGCAGTTGGCATTAATTGGTATCACGGCAGGGGACATAATTACTCCTACAAGTTCTCCGAAATGAAGATCCGACCCGTGGAATAA